In Gadus macrocephalus chromosome 4, ASM3116895v1, the following proteins share a genomic window:
- the LOC132455477 gene encoding zinc finger protein 813-like, which yields MAGVSVEKERLYNMYFSSVGAIPGNGGLFVARNCCDIRDCSTQRGATSESLRVDAPGSSHISSHSGELRILSVYGQGEGSLAVDGHDTLFAASELEALSSLSADHSVAKSLNCSVRLVRHEELTGHQGCRKGRPGILCGKVIPNNANMIVHMRTHSGEKPYRCDQCMKCFSLKGNLNRHMMNHSGEKPYRCDQCTKRFSYSSHLKIHMRTHSGEKPYKCDQCTKRFRRTNDLNIHMRTHSGEKPYRCDQCKMRFRQKHHLKSHMMIHSGEKPYKCDQCMMRFSQNYILKNHMRTHSGEKPYKCDQCTKCFSEKGTLNKHMRSHSGEKPYRCYQCTLRFSRVCNLKIHMRTHSGEKPYKCDQCMKGFSHGGDLKIHMRTHTGEKPCVCLQCNASYSDPSNLRVHMLKHTLARGSGTL from the exons tcgtAGCGAGGAACTGCTG tgacatcagagactgcagcacgcagcgcggcgccacctcagagagtctgcgtgtggacgcccctggctcctcccacatatcaagtcacagcggggagttgcgcatcctgagcgtttacggacaaggggagggctcactggcggtggacggccatgacaccctttTTGCCGCGTCAGAactggaggccttgagctcgctgtccgctgaccacagcgtggccaagagcctgaactgcagcgtgagGCTGGTCCGCCAcgaggagctgactgggcatcagggctgccgcaagggccggcccggtatcttgtgtggaaaggttattcccaacaatgccaatatgatcgtccacatgaggactcactccggcgagaagccctacaggtgtgaccaatgcatgaagtgcttcagtctgaaaggcaacctgaatagacacatgatgaatcactccggggagaagccctacaggtgtgaccaatgcacaaagcgcttcagttatAGCTcccacctgaagatccacatgagaactcactccggcgagaagccctacaagtgtgaccaatgcacaaagcgcTTCCGTCGGACAAACGACCTGaatatccacatgaggactcactccggggagaagccctacaggtgtgaccaatgcaagaTGCGCTTCAGACAGAAACACCACCTGAAATCCCACATGATGattcactccggcgagaagccctacaagtgtgaccaatgcatgatgcgcttcagtcagaattacatcctgaagaaccacatgaggactcactccggggagaagccctacaagtgtgaccaatgcacgaagtgcttcagtgagaaaggcaccctgaataaacacatgaggagtcactccggggagaagccctacaggtgttaCCAATGCACGTTGCGCTTCAGTCGTGTTTGCAACTTGAAGATCCatatgaggactcactccggcgagaagccatacaagtgtgaccaatgcatgaagggCTTCAGTCATGGCGGtgacctgaagatccacatgaggactcacaccggggagaagccctgcgtgtgtctgcagtgcaacgccagctacagcgacccaagcaatttgcgtgtgcacatgctcaagcacactTTGGCACGGGGTAGCGGGACGCTTTGA